A segment of the Methylomonas paludis genome:
TAGACACAGGCGACCACAAACTGTGGATACGGATACCGTTCCATACTTTACGATGCTCAACTGGTTGATACGGAGCGCGCACAATCACATCTACCCGGCAGTCCAAGTCTTGCAAATAAGTGGCCAAATTTTGCACATGGGCCTCAATGCCACCTTGTACATTAGGTAAACCGCGCAATCCAAGCATCATCACAGATAAAGGGCGTTTCATAAATAATTCCTGGTCAAAAAGTTTTTATAGTTATGTTGGGTCGGATAAACACATCCTGTGTTTTGTCATCCGTTTGTAATGACTACATAAAAGCACTTAGCATGCCAGAATTATCGAAAAGTAAATAATTATTTTGTATTGAGATAACTATATGAAATTAATTGACTTATTTGTGCAAAATAAAGGTAGCTGCAACTCAAGACCCCATCCTGACAGGGTTTGCCAGGCCGGTTTTGCCAAAACTGGCAGAAGCGGCTTGGCAAAGATGGCCGGTTGTCAATGGCATTGTGATTCAGTTGGAATGCTATCGTCATCAAATGCGTTTAGGGGCTGATTGTTTTCATATGGCTGGAATGAAGCCTACAGAAGTATATGAGTGTGTTATTTGTATTTTAGCCGTATTTGATTGATTTTTTTGCGAAGAGGAATGTCATAATACTTTTCAATTAACATTGAAGTTAAAATTAGAATTATAGTAAGTAATATTCCGCTGTAAGGGCTGTATAGTCTCTCATTTTCATGTACCAAATTAGAAATAAAGTCGCCAAAAGGTTTATGCAATACATAGATTGGGTAGCTGGCAGAGCCTAGTGCAAGGAGAAACCATTCAAATCTTGTGGCGGCATTGTTAGATCCAATGATGACGCAAATTGGGTAAATAAAAATAACTACGCCCAGATCAATTATCCAGTTAAAGTGGTTTGCATTAGGAATCAATAAGGTTATTGTAACGATAAATATTGAAACCCAAGGGGATATGTTTTTAAGAAAGCTTTTTTGAAGTAACTCATGATGTCTATGTAACAAAATGCCGGCAAAGATTCCAAAAATTGATCTTGTGAATCCGGCAATAAATGATTTTGTACTGAAAAAGAAACCAGCATCTAAATTCTGGTGTGCGTATGAAACTATAGCTAGAAGTACGCCAGAGATCACAACAATCAATAATAAGATAATGTTGGTTAACACTGGTCTAATAATTACATAAATTAAATTTCCAACAAGCTCATAAAAAAGCGACCAGTACGGCCCGTTAAGCGGGAATAGAGCTTTTTCACCATGAAAGTGTAGTGGTATAAAAATAGAAGTTAACGCGATAACTGCAAATGTATTTTTAATGTTTTCACTATCGAATGCTGTTCCAGTTTGAATTAAAACAGCAATACAGCCAACTAATGAGAGTAAGAAAACTGGATAAAGTCTTATTAATCTAATTAATATAAAATCTTTTTTTTCTATACTTTTTGTGATTATCTTTTTGTCGTATGCGTGTGCAATAACGTATCCACTCAAAATAAAAAAAATATCAACTGCAAGATAGCATCTATGTATTTCTAGGTTCCAAAAGCTATTAGTGTGGCGTGTAAGAACAAATAACGATGCAATACCCCTTATCCCGTCTAAAAAAACGAATCTATTATTTTTCATGATGTGTTGGAGTATTTTTATTTAAAATATTTTTTAGGTGGTTTTTAGTTTATATTATTTTATAACATTGGTATTTTATATGTCTAGTTTTTTTGATTAAAATTTTTTGCTATTTTAAATAATTATGATGTTTGCTGCTTATTCTTGGCAAAATCTAAAGTTCATTATTTCGTATCAATAAATCAATCTCCTGTTTTTCTGTATTTCATTTAATTTCCTGTTATTCAAATCTTAGTCGACTGATCTTGTTCGTGGTGTGCGGATGATTTAGTCACTTATCCTTAATCTACATCCATGAACACATCTGATGCCGATAGTGATGCCAGACTTGCCGATGAAAATCGCTTACGCCGCGAGTTGTTGGCAAAAGCCGATTTTAAGGCGGTGATTGCCACAGCCGAAGGCCGGCGCTTTGTGTGGCGTTTGCTGGCGGAAAGCGGAGTGCATCAGGGTTCGTTTGCCAGTGATGAACTGGTGATGGCATATCGGGAAGGCAGGCGTTCTTTGGGCTTATGGCTGCAAGGTTTATTTGCCGACTTTCCCGATCAGTATCTCCAATTATTAAAAGAGGGTAGGCATGGTGCAGATAAACAATGATACCGCAAACAGCGCAGCCGCTACGAACTTGAATGCGGCAGACACTAGTCAAACGTTTCCGTCTGATCAGGCGATCACTAATCAAAGCAGTTCCGCTGAAACCATTCCACATTCCGATTCTACACCATCGATTCAGCTTACTGAACTGGAAGCCGGAGCTGATGCCAGCCAACCCCCTGCTCAAAAATCTGAACCGGAATATAGCGACTTCAGTTTTCCGGAAGGTCTTAGCATCAATCAACCTCTGCTTAACGAATTTAAAGATACCGCTAAAGCCCTGGGTCTGAATCAGCAGCAGGCGCAGCAGTTGGCTGACTTGGGTGTTAAGCAGGTGCAGACGCTTGTGCAGGCCCAGCAGGCGGCGCTTGAAGTGCAGAAAACCACTTGGTTGGCAGCGGTGAAAGCGGATAAGGAATTGGGCGGGGATAAGCTGGCGGAAAATCTGGCAGTGGCCTTGCGGGCGGTCAATGCCTTTGTGTCTCCAGAGTTGAAGGCGCTGCTGGATAGTACCGGGCTGGGTAATCATCCGGATATGGTGCGGGCGTTTTATAAGGCCGGGAAACTGATTTCTGAAGATAGTTTGTTGCCGGGTGGTACCAAGCCGGCGGGGGCCGGGCGTAGTGTGGCGCAGGCTTTGTATCCGGATCAGGCGTAGTTTTACGGTTAGGCGGCGACTGTTTGGGTGACATAGCAACTATTGGCTGCATAGGTGCCGTCAGCAGCAAGTGACAGGGATGTTGCGGGTTTAATTTGGGTTGGGGGTATGTGGTGTGGCATGAGCTTCTGGAGGTGTTCCCGGATTCCGCTGCGCTGCATCCAGGCTACGTTTTTTTGATTTTGGGTTGATTTGGTGGGTGTTTTTTTATGAGTGGGGAGCAGGGTATGTTGAGGACATGGGGTTTTAAGTTGAGTTTGGTGTTGGGCTTGTGGGCTTGTTTGGTGGCGGTGCCAGCCGTTGCCGAGGTTATGCAGGCATTACCATTGACGGCGTTTTTGGGCAATGGTTTTGTTGCGGGTGTGCTTTATCTGCATGACCATTTGGCCAGTGTATCGCCGGATCAGGCTGGTTTGCTGTTTGGGTTTGGTTTGGCGGGTACTACGACGGCGCAGTCGAGTAATGCGATGACGTTGGCGGAATGGGCCAAGTTGCAGGACCCGGATGGCAAGGTGGCGATTGTGGCTAATTTGCTGTCGCAGACCAATGAGGTGTTGGAGGATGCGGTGTTTATGGAGGGTAATTTGCCGACCGGGCATCGGGTGACGGTGGCGACAGGTTTGCCGGCGGTGTATTGGCGCTCCTATAACCTTGGGGTGCCGTCTAGTAAGGCGACGTTTGCCCAGGTGGATGAAGCCATTGGCATGCTGGAGGCTTATGCGGTGGTGGATAAGGATCTGGCTCTGTTGAATGGCAATACGGCGGCGTTTCGTTTGCAGGAAGATCAGCTGTTTCTGGAGGCGATGAATCAGACTCAGGCCAAGACTTTGTTTTATGGCAATCCGGCTACGGATGCCCGGCAGTTTATGGGTTTGACGCCACGCTTTAATAATCTGGCGGCGGGTAATGCGGCGAATATTATGGATGCGGGGGGTACGGGTAGTACGAATACTTCGATCTGGCTGGTGGTGTGGGGTGAGAATACGGCGTTTTGTCCGTTCCCTAAGGGTTCCAAGGCCGGTTTGATCCATGACGATCAGGGCGAGGTGACGACTTATGATTCTAATCAGAATCGTTATCAGGCTTTTCAAACCCATTATCAGTGGAAGAATGGGTTGTGTGTGAAAGATTGGCGCTATGTGGTGCGGATTGCCAATATTCAGGTGACACCGGGCAATAATCCGCCGGTGACGGCTGATTTGTTGAGTTTGATGTCGCGGGCTTTGGATAGGGTGCCGAATTTGAATATGGGCCGGGCGGCGTTTTATATGAACCGGACCCTTTTTTCGATGCTGCGTTTGCAGGCTTTGAATAAGAGCAATATGGCTTTGGCGATTGAGCCGGCTTTGAGTCAGTTTGGTACGCCGCAGCGCTGGACCAGTTTTATGGGTGTGCCGTTGCGTAAGGTGGATGCGATTTTGAATACGGAATCGCAGGTGACGAGCAGCTCGTAAGGGCTTTGGTTTTATTAAGGGTTTCCGTGTGGGCATTTGGCAATGCCCACCCTACGTTTTTTGGGGGTTGTATGGGGTTGCAGGATAGTAAGTTGTTGGTGGCGGGGACGATTAATCCGAATGTGTCGGCTCAGACCGCCAGTGCCTCGAATCCGCCGATTACCGGTCAGGATTTGACGGGGGTGACGGCGGGTACGGTGACGTTGTCGCAGTATTCGATTGATTTGAATCCGGTGGCGGGTACCGGGATTGATATCGGTGAGGGTGCGCCGTTGTTTTTGAAGTGGCTGATTACCACGGCGTTTACCGGGGCTACCGGTTTGACGATTGCGGTGGTGACGGCGGATAACTCGGGGTTGTCGACCAATTTGACGACGTTGAATAGTCAGGCGGCGCCGGCTTTGACGGCTGGGACGTTTGGCTATTTGCCGATTCCGCCGCAGATAGCTTCCGGGGGTGCCAGTGGTTTGGGGCAGGAGTTTATCGGGGCTACGTTTACGCCGACGGGCGGCACGGTAACAGCCGGCAAGATTGTGGCGGAGATTACTAATCAGGTGGATGATCCCAAGTCGTTTTATAAGTCTGGGTTTACGGTGGCTTAGCTTGGTGGTTGTGGTGCTGGGTTGGGCGTTGCTTAACCCAGCCTGCAGACTTTGCGATTTTTTTGGGTTGGGTGGGTGATGGCTAAGTATTTGGTGTTGGAGGAGTCGTTTATCGCTGGCGGTCTGGTGCAGGCAGGGGCGGTGATTGAGTTTGACGCGAAGGCGCACGGTAAGCCGGGGGCTAATTTGCAGTTGGTGGTGGAGAAGTTGCCGAAGCGGCCGGCTAGTAAGGCGGTTGATGCGGCCTTGCCTGAGGGTGGTGATGCAGGTGGTGGTCAAGGCGAAGGTGGCAATTTGCCGGGTGCGGATGATTTGGTGCAGCAGACGGTTTTGAAGTAGGGGGAGTTATGCAGACGGTTGATAGGGTGATTAAGACGGTGGAACGGGTGCAGCAGGCGCGGATTACCGCGATTACCATTGATTGTGAAGATGGTACGGAGCTGAAGATTGGGGCGGTGGATGATCCGCTTAACTCTGTGCCGGTTGAGCATGTGCAGTCGTTGGCGGTGGGTGATTATTTGATTGTGGATAGTCTGGGGCAGCGGCATATTGTGGGGAAGTTGCAGCACGAGGCGAGTGTGGCAGCGGCGGGTACGGTGACGTTGTCATGAGTGGGCCGGTGATGGATGCGCCGCCGGGGTGGACAAAAGACAGTAACGGTCATTGGGTGCAAATCAGTTTGGGGCCTTCCTCGTCGTTGGCGGCTGGATTTAGTGCAGCAGCCGGCACAGTTCTGACGCTGGCTGATCCACAGCGTTTAACTGAGCCTTCTACTTATGCGGGCTTGGCGGCAGGTGCCGCCAGTGTGGCGAATGGCGATGTGGCGGCGGTGATTGGTGCGTTGGGCCTGGGGTTGGCCGGCGATATTCCAGGGGCGTTGCAGATGGGTGTTGGACCGATTTTGCGTTTGGCGGCGAGTGCGGCGGCGATTGTTGTTCCGGAAAAAAAGGTGAATAGCGATGATCAGATTAAAACGGCTATTGCTGGGCTTAGTCATGAGCAGCTTGTTAGCTTGCTCAACCAGCCACTTATTACCGTTAACACCGGGACAGGTGTTGGGGCCGGTGGTGGTGCCAACGGGCAGACCGGCAGCGTGTCAAATACCGCCGGCTAATTACACTCAGGCGCAATTGCTGCTCATGTCGGAAGCGGAGTTGCAGGCAGCGGCGGTGGCCAGGGAAATTTGGGTGAGGGATTGCCGATGACGATTAGCCGGGAGGAGTTGCGGGACACGTTGACGGAGTTTTTTGACGAACAGGCCAGGTTGGATGCAGTGACGCATAGTCAGCATCATGCCTGGATTGCTTTGAAAATTGATGCTGAGAAACAGCGGATTGCCATGTATCGAGCGATTGCCAAGGCAGCACTGAGTTGGTCGGTACCGGTGTTATTGGGAGCAGTTTGGTATTTTGTGCAGCATGGCAAATGGCCGGGAGGCTAGCGATGGCAAGTGAGCAGTTGTTGGCGCAGTTGCGCTTTGAAGAAGGGCTGAGGCTAGAGGCTTATCAGGATAGCCGCGATATTAAATCCATCGGTTATGGACATAATTTAGTGACCCAGCCGTTTTTTGCTGGAGTCAGGATTCCGGATCGGATTAGCACGGATTTGGCGGAACAGGTTTTGTTAAACGATGTATTGGTAACAGCTTACACCTTGTTGCAAAGTTGGCCGTTGTTAGCCAATTTGGATTTGCCACGCCGGGATGCTTGTATTCAGATGGCGTTTCAGTTAGGTGTGCATGGTTTTTTGGGATTTAGCCAATTAAGAATCGCGCTGGGGCAGCAGGATTGGGATAAAGCCTATGCCGAGGTATTGGATAGTCAGGCTGCCAGGGAGTGCACCAACCGTTGGCACAGAATAGCCGGCCAGATTTTGCACGGTGTGTATTATCAGGTACCGGCGCTGGCCAAAGCTGATATTGAGCATTCTTAGGAGGTAGTATGTCCAGATTAGGCGCTGCGCCGGTTGGTGTGTATTCAGATGATGGGGCGGTGTTGGAAGCAATTAAGCATCCGAATGGGAATTTGGGGTATTTGGTTGCCTCATATGCCAACACGGCTTTGATGTATGCCGATTTGAATAACGGTTTGTTACCTGTAGGATTGATTGCCGTGAATGCCGGTAATCGTGAGTTTATTTATAACGGCACAACGCTGACAGAGCTTGCGGTCACAGGATCTAATAATTTTCCGCATGTGAATGTGGCACATTCGGTGATTCGTACGTTTTTGAACAATCAGGGTTCTGCACATGTTAACGAACCGCATCGGCAGGCGCTGGAGATTGCGCTGCCGCCGTTGTTGGCTTCGACGGCGTGGGCAAAAATTGTGGAGCTATGGGTTCCACTTGGCGCAGATTTGATTGGTGCGTTGGTTAAGCTGAAATACCCTTCGGGCAATTCTGCTACGTTGACGAATCATAATTTTGTTGCTGGGGATTACACTCCAACCAGCGGTTTAACGGGTGATGGCTCGACAAAATATTTGACCAGTGATGCTAATCCGTCTAGTTTGGGATTGACTGCTAATAATTGGGGGTTAGCAGTACATACACCGAGTTTGCCTGTTAATTCTAGCGGTTTGGCCGCCAGTTCGGTTATGGCATCCCTAGTGCAATCGACTCATTTTTTTTATGTAAATGGTCAGCTTTACAATCAGTTTGTTTATGACAATGACATACTCACTCCTACAGCTCAATCGTATCTAAATTATAACAATGGCAGCGGTAATGTTACGCCACCGTGGGGTGTTGCCAGAACAGCTTATGTAAATTCTTATAATGGCGTGACGGCAGCTGGTTGTAGTGGGTTTATGATGCAATCAGTGTCCTCCAGTTCAGGTAATGTGGTACCGAATGCAACAGTTAGCCTGTTTTCGATTGGCGTTGGAAATTGTTCACAGGCAACGCTGACGGGGTATGCGTTGTTTACAGGTATGACTCAGGCAGAATTGCAGGTACTTGGTGCGTTTTTTGATACGGTAAATCACCTAGCTTATCGCCCTGTTTTTGATGGGTTGTTAGCTTTTGGAGATTCTATAATTCGCGGAAATTCCACCAGTAATTATTTGACTAAACGCTGGACACAATTGCTGGCAAATCAGTTGGGCCTAACACTAACAAACTATGGCATGGACGGATCAACGATGTCTATTTGCCCTACGCTGGGTAATGGCGGCACTGCAAATACGTATAACTGTTTTGAGTATGACCCAACGACCAATGGCACAAGCCCTACTTCAAGCCAGAAAGGCTTTTTGGCGTTGCCTTTACAAAATAGCGGGGCGCTGGTTTGTATTGGTCTAGGTATAAATGATCTGAGTTATTCCGGTAATTTAACTAATTACATTAAAATTTATACTCAGACGCTGACGCAATTGAAGCAGGCCGGTTTTAATATGAGCAATGTTTTGATCGCTGGTATTACATACGCTAGCAATTCTGGAGGTAGTGCACCAGCCAACGGATATTACACATCCGCACTCTGTCAAATTTGGAATTCAGCTTTGGCAAATTTAGCTGCACAATTTGATTGTATCTTTGTGGATATGTTTAGCCTCTGGAATTCTTCAAATTCAAATACATATCTGAATGCTGATGGAATTCATCCAAATGATGCTGGACATGCGCTGATGGCGAACCAGGCGCTGGCAGCATACAACGCGGCACGTAATAGCACTATCGCTCTTTATGTGCCGGTGAATTGATTATGTTCTTTTCCGCAGTTTATATTCGCAATTTAACGCTGGTTGAGTTGGGGGATTTATGTCGAGATTAGGTTCCGCTCCGATTGGTGTTTATTCAGATGATGGCGCGGTGTTGCAAGGCTTGCAGGGGCCAAACGGTAATATTTTCTATCTTTTGGCGGCTTCTACAGAGGTGCCGGTGCCGTTAAATGCTTTTTGGCGCACACCTATTCCGGCTGGAGCCACACTGGCCTCTAACTCGGCTGCTTTGGTGACTGAGTTTATGCGCCAGTTTGCGGTGTGGGGTAATGTTTCGGTAACGACAGACACATTTACCAATACGGTTTTTATGGCTGATAAATCGACGCCGGCTGTGATTGTATCGCAGGTGGGTGGATCCAATGCCGGGTTGATTCAGCAATTTTCCAATGTACCTATTCCGCCGTATGCGGTGCCTTCGCCTGACGGCTTGTCTTCACCTGATTATGGAATGACTATTTATGATCCGGATTCCGATACTTTGTGGGAGTTTTGGAAGGCTCAGCAAGTTTCCGGCGCGTGGCAGGCACAGTGGGGCGGGAAGTTAACAGGGTATTCTCAGTCTAATGGCATTTTTCCTTACCCTTACGGTGCCTCTGCAACGGGTTTGCCTATCACCGCTGGGCATATTACCGCTGAAGAGTTGGCCAGGGGGTCGATTAATCATGCGATTGGTATTTCACTGATCGATGCTGAGGATAGTTCTATTTTTTCCTGGCCGGCTAATCGTTCCGATGGGCATAACCCTACCAGTGCGCCTAACCGGATTATGGAAGGGCAGCGATTTAGGCTAGACCCTAGTATTAATGTGGATGCTTTGCATTTAACCCGTGTGGGTAAGATGGTTGCCAAAGCCGCTCAGATTTATGGCTTTGTGGTGATGGATAAGGGTGGGGCGCTGGTGATTAGGGCGAAAAACTCGATGTCTTATATGGCGCAGGGTATGGATAATCCTTATCCGCCTTTGTTTGGCGGCTTACACAGTTGGGCGATTTTGCAGAATTTCCCTTGGGCCAGTCTGCAGTTTTTACCGCAGAATTATGGACAGCCGGCATGACGACGGCACTGCAGATTTGTAATCTGGCATTGGGTACGTTGGGGCAGAATCCTGATGTGACGGATATTACCGGGGGTACGGATACATCGGTGTCGGCTACCTGGTGTCAGTTGTTTTATCCGCAGGCGGTGGCGGTGATTTTGGATGCGTACGCCTGGAGTTTTGCCACGACCACGCTGGCCTTGACGCCAACCACCAATAATAATCCGCTATGGCAGTATGCATATACGCCGCCGTCTGATTTTTTTGGGGTGACGGCGCTGGTGCAGCAGGGGTTTAGTGCCGATTTTCAGATGCCGAATAGCGAGAATTTTGCGCTGGAAGCGGGGGTGATTTATAGCAATATTGTAGATGCGATTTTGCTGTACACCAGTAATGCGGCGGCAGTGTCGCCGTTTCCGACCACGGGGTTTAATCCGTTGTTTACTCAGGCTTTGGTGACTTTGTTGGCGTCTTATTTGGCCGGCCCGTTGTTGAAGGGGGATGTGGGGGCGTCGGCTGGGCAGAAGTATTATGAGTTGTATTTGCAGGCGTTGGGGGCGGCGGTTGACAGTGATGCGCAGTATCGGAAGGTGAGGCCTCAGTATGTGCCCAGTGCGGTGCGGGCGCGGTATCAGAGTGGGTTGGTGCAGCCAGGTGCTGGTGGGGTTGGTTGGGCGGATTTGGGGCCGGTTGGGGGGAATAATGTGGTTTAGGGGTTTGGTTTGTAATTTAAGATATTGATATATAATGTAAAATTTTGTTCTTGTAGTTGAGTTGGCAAAATTTGATTAGAAGGTGTGCCGTAGTTTTTGTACGGACTAGGTGATGGAGTGATAGAATAGTCAGAATATACCCATCTAAATAAAAAGTGGTCATTTTGGTGAGATTCTTGAATACCAAAACTTGGTTTTAGCATTGAGTTGGTTAAAGCTTTACTTATTTTATGCTGAATTTCTATCCGCAAAATTAGGATGATAAAACTATAATATATTTTGTTCAGGATTAATTGAGATCTTATTATGTTGGCACAATTTGAAGTAAGTAATTTTAGGCAGTTTAAAGAAAAAATAGTATTGGATTTAACTGATGCTAAGCAATATGCTTTTAACCCAGAGTGTATTAGAAACGGTTTGGTTAATAAAGCGATTATTTATGGATCGAATGGCTGTGGTAAAACTAATTTGGGTTTGGCTATTTTTGATATAGTTTGGCATTTGACTGATAATGATAGAAATGGTCTTATTAACTATATGAACGGTTATGCAAATGCAGAATCTGATTTTGATTTAGTTAAATTTAGATATGTCTTTAAATTTAATAATAAAAATATTGTTTATGAATACGGAAAGAGAGAGATAGAGGTTTTGCAGTTTGAAACTCTGAATATTGACGGTAAATTAGTGATTGAGTATGAGTTAGGTAAGCCGCTTAAAGTCAATTTAGCAGGGGCAGAAACTTTAAAAACCGATTTGAGTAATTCTAATATTTCGGCATTAAAATATATCAGAAGTAATGCTGTTTTGGATAAAAACGAAGTTAATCAGGCTTTTGATGATTTTTATTATTTTGTCGAAAGGATGCTTTTTTTTAGATCGGTAGAGCAAAATATGTTTATTGGTTCTAAACAGAAGGTATTTACTATTTGTCAGGATATATTAGAACACGATCATTTACAAGATTTTGAGGAATTTTTGAATGATGTTGGTGTTAAGTGTGTGCTATCAGTAATTGAAGTCAACGGTCAAAAAGACATTGCTTTCAAATTCGGATATAAAAGTATTCCATTTTTTGGAATTGCATCTTCGGGCACGAAAGATTTAGCTTTATTTTATGCCTGGTATCAGCGCATATTAGAAGGTAATGAGGTATCCTTTGTATATATAGATGAGTTTGATGCCCATTATCACCATGCTTTAGCAAGATCATTGGTCGAAAAGTTAAAAAAAGTTGATGCTCAGGTTGTTCTAACTACACATAATACTAATTTAATGACTAATGATATGTTACGTCCTGATTGCTATTTTATTATGTCAGAAACAGGTATTAGACCTTTGCCGCAACTTACGCTAAAAGAGTTAAGGGATGTTCATAATCTAGAAAAAATTTATCGCGCCGGTGGATTTGATGGCTAATAACATTCTGTTTGTTTTTGAAGGGGAAAAGACAGAACAGATCATTGCAAATGGTTTTTTGAAGTTTTATCCACTAGGTAGTAAAACTACAATACTTACGGCCTATTGTGCAGAAATATATCAACTGTGGCGTGAAGTTAGTCAGGACGAAGATGTTGATTTGTTTGCTATTATTAAAAAGCGTATTGCTAATAGCGATAGGTCAATTAATGTAGAAAGTTATCAGTTATTAAAGGATATTGGCTCGGAATCGGTTTCTGAGATTTATTTGTTTTTTGACTATGATGGGCATGCTCAGTCTAGTCGTAATAATGGTCATGATGAAGATATAACGCAAATGCTGACACATTTTAACGTCGAAACCGGTAACGGAAAGTTGTATATTAGTTATCCGATGGTTGAGGCTTTAAAGCATATTCAAAGAACTGTCGATTTTAATAAAATGATAGTTAATGCCAAGACTAAAATAGCTTGTAATGTCCAGGGAGTAAATTACAAGAACTTGGTAGCCAGTCAGACTGATTTTCAGGATATTACCAGATACTCTAAGAATGACTGGAGTTATTTGATTTTAACTCATGTGGTAAAAGCTAATTATCTTTTTAATAAAAATTCACAATTGCCTGAGAGTCATTTTCATGTTTTAGCGATGACACAAGCGCTAATATTTCAAAAGCAATTATCCGAATATATTTTATCTTCTGGAAAAGTTGCGGTGTTGAGTGGAATTCCATTTTTTTTGATTGAGTATTTTGGCGAGCCGATTTGGCGTGAGTTGACAGAAAGCGATTGATGCGCTGGTTGGCACATCCTGCCTTTATAGATTAGGTTGGGGTTTGGTTGGGCCTCTGGAGGAGTTCCCGGATTCCGCTGCGCTGCATCCAGGCTACATTTTTTTGATTTTTTGATTTTTTTGGCCGGTAGGTCTTTTAGGCGGCTGCGGTCGCCTTTTTTGTTTGGGGTGGGTATGGCTTCGGTTAGGACTATTCGATCGTCGTTTAATGCGGGTGAGTTGACGCCGGAGTTGTTTGGTAATGTCGGGCTGGATAAATTACAGTCGGGCTTGGCTTTGTGCCGCAATT
Coding sequences within it:
- a CDS encoding glycoside hydrolase family protein, translated to MASEQLLAQLRFEEGLRLEAYQDSRDIKSIGYGHNLVTQPFFAGVRIPDRISTDLAEQVLLNDVLVTAYTLLQSWPLLANLDLPRRDACIQMAFQLGVHGFLGFSQLRIALGQQDWDKAYAEVLDSQAARECTNRWHRIAGQILHGVYYQVPALAKADIEHS
- a CDS encoding AAA family ATPase; its protein translation is MLAQFEVSNFRQFKEKIVLDLTDAKQYAFNPECIRNGLVNKAIIYGSNGCGKTNLGLAIFDIVWHLTDNDRNGLINYMNGYANAESDFDLVKFRYVFKFNNKNIVYEYGKREIEVLQFETLNIDGKLVIEYELGKPLKVNLAGAETLKTDLSNSNISALKYIRSNAVLDKNEVNQAFDDFYYFVERMLFFRSVEQNMFIGSKQKVFTICQDILEHDHLQDFEEFLNDVGVKCVLSVIEVNGQKDIAFKFGYKSIPFFGIASSGTKDLALFYAWYQRILEGNEVSFVYIDEFDAHYHHALARSLVEKLKKVDAQVVLTTHNTNLMTNDMLRPDCYFIMSETGIRPLPQLTLKELRDVHNLEKIYRAGGFDG
- a CDS encoding Bbp16 family capsid cement protein — encoded protein: MGLQDSKLLVAGTINPNVSAQTASASNPPITGQDLTGVTAGTVTLSQYSIDLNPVAGTGIDIGEGAPLFLKWLITTAFTGATGLTIAVVTADNSGLSTNLTTLNSQAAPALTAGTFGYLPIPPQIASGGASGLGQEFIGATFTPTGGTVTAGKIVAEITNQVDDPKSFYKSGFTVA
- a CDS encoding SGNH/GDSL hydrolase family protein, with translation MSRLGAAPVGVYSDDGAVLEAIKHPNGNLGYLVASYANTALMYADLNNGLLPVGLIAVNAGNREFIYNGTTLTELAVTGSNNFPHVNVAHSVIRTFLNNQGSAHVNEPHRQALEIALPPLLASTAWAKIVELWVPLGADLIGALVKLKYPSGNSATLTNHNFVAGDYTPTSGLTGDGSTKYLTSDANPSSLGLTANNWGLAVHTPSLPVNSSGLAASSVMASLVQSTHFFYVNGQLYNQFVYDNDILTPTAQSYLNYNNGSGNVTPPWGVARTAYVNSYNGVTAAGCSGFMMQSVSSSSGNVVPNATVSLFSIGVGNCSQATLTGYALFTGMTQAELQVLGAFFDTVNHLAYRPVFDGLLAFGDSIIRGNSTSNYLTKRWTQLLANQLGLTLTNYGMDGSTMSICPTLGNGGTANTYNCFEYDPTTNGTSPTSSQKGFLALPLQNSGALVCIGLGINDLSYSGNLTNYIKIYTQTLTQLKQAGFNMSNVLIAGITYASNSGGSAPANGYYTSALCQIWNSALANLAAQFDCIFVDMFSLWNSSNSNTYLNADGIHPNDAGHALMANQALAAYNAARNSTIALYVPVN
- a CDS encoding DUF4124 domain-containing protein; translated protein: MSRLGSAPIGVYSDDGAVLQGLQGPNGNIFYLLAASTEVPVPLNAFWRTPIPAGATLASNSAALVTEFMRQFAVWGNVSVTTDTFTNTVFMADKSTPAVIVSQVGGSNAGLIQQFSNVPIPPYAVPSPDGLSSPDYGMTIYDPDSDTLWEFWKAQQVSGAWQAQWGGKLTGYSQSNGIFPYPYGASATGLPITAGHITAEELARGSINHAIGISLIDAEDSSIFSWPANRSDGHNPTSAPNRIMEGQRFRLDPSINVDALHLTRVGKMVAKAAQIYGFVVMDKGGALVIRAKNSMSYMAQGMDNPYPPLFGGLHSWAILQNFPWASLQFLPQNYGQPA
- a CDS encoding major capsid protein: MLRTWGFKLSLVLGLWACLVAVPAVAEVMQALPLTAFLGNGFVAGVLYLHDHLASVSPDQAGLLFGFGLAGTTTAQSSNAMTLAEWAKLQDPDGKVAIVANLLSQTNEVLEDAVFMEGNLPTGHRVTVATGLPAVYWRSYNLGVPSSKATFAQVDEAIGMLEAYAVVDKDLALLNGNTAAFRLQEDQLFLEAMNQTQAKTLFYGNPATDARQFMGLTPRFNNLAAGNAANIMDAGGTGSTNTSIWLVVWGENTAFCPFPKGSKAGLIHDDQGEVTTYDSNQNRYQAFQTHYQWKNGLCVKDWRYVVRIANIQVTPGNNPPVTADLLSLMSRALDRVPNLNMGRAAFYMNRTLFSMLRLQALNKSNMALAIEPALSQFGTPQRWTSFMGVPLRKVDAILNTESQVTSSS
- a CDS encoding acyltransferase family protein, with amino-acid sequence MKNNRFVFLDGIRGIASLFVLTRHTNSFWNLEIHRCYLAVDIFFILSGYVIAHAYDKKIITKSIEKKDFILIRLIRLYPVFLLSLVGCIAVLIQTGTAFDSENIKNTFAVIALTSIFIPLHFHGEKALFPLNGPYWSLFYELVGNLIYVIIRPVLTNIILLLIVVISGVLLAIVSYAHQNLDAGFFFSTKSFIAGFTRSIFGIFAGILLHRHHELLQKSFLKNISPWVSIFIVTITLLIPNANHFNWIIDLGVVIFIYPICVIIGSNNAATRFEWFLLALGSASYPIYVLHKPFGDFISNLVHENERLYSPYSGILLTIILILTSMLIEKYYDIPLRKKINQIRLKYK